The Streptomyces sp. NBC_01197 genome window below encodes:
- the phnA gene encoding phosphonoacetate hydrolase yields the protein MKEPVAGRLDVLDVNGRGYGRPRRPVVVVCIDGSEPAYHERAVADGRMPFLERMLEHGSDLRADCTMPSFTNPNNLSIATGTPPSVHGICGNYFYDTASGTEVMMNDPALLRVPTLFAAFSAAGAKVAVITAKDKLRRLLGRDLVDGMCFSAEKADQVTEEENGISKVLERVGMELPSVYSAGLSELVMAAGTDVLEQERPDLMYLSLTDYIQHKHAPGSSVANDFYAMLDGYFERIDALGAVLVVTADHGMNAKSDAGGDARVVFLQDVLDARLGEGTARVVLPITDPYTVHHGALGSYATVHLPAATDVAPLVAALTTLDGVDTVLTRAQACERFELPPDRIGDIVVIAERNTALGTTPARHDISGFEEPLRSHGGLTEQRVPFLVNAPTGPLPEGHRLRNFDAYWVGTALAADRPLTT from the coding sequence ATGAAGGAACCTGTTGCCGGACGGCTCGATGTGCTCGATGTGAACGGGCGCGGCTACGGCCGGCCCCGTCGGCCGGTCGTCGTGGTCTGCATCGACGGCAGCGAGCCCGCGTACCACGAACGGGCCGTGGCAGACGGCCGGATGCCCTTCCTGGAACGCATGCTGGAGCACGGCAGCGATCTGCGGGCCGACTGCACCATGCCGTCCTTCACCAACCCCAACAACCTGTCCATCGCAACCGGTACACCGCCCTCGGTGCACGGCATCTGCGGCAACTACTTCTACGACACCGCATCCGGCACCGAGGTCATGATGAACGACCCGGCGCTGCTGCGGGTGCCCACCCTCTTCGCCGCGTTCTCGGCGGCCGGGGCGAAGGTCGCCGTCATCACGGCCAAGGACAAACTGCGCAGGCTGCTGGGGCGCGACCTGGTCGACGGCATGTGCTTCTCCGCCGAGAAGGCCGACCAGGTCACGGAGGAGGAGAACGGCATCAGCAAGGTGCTGGAGCGCGTCGGCATGGAGCTGCCGTCCGTGTACAGCGCCGGGCTCAGCGAACTGGTCATGGCAGCCGGTACGGACGTCCTGGAGCAGGAGCGGCCGGACCTCATGTACCTCTCGCTCACCGACTACATCCAGCACAAGCACGCACCGGGCTCGTCCGTCGCCAACGACTTCTACGCCATGCTCGACGGTTACTTCGAGCGGATCGACGCACTGGGCGCCGTCCTGGTCGTCACCGCCGACCACGGGATGAACGCCAAGAGCGACGCCGGGGGAGACGCCCGGGTCGTGTTCCTCCAGGACGTCCTGGACGCACGGCTCGGCGAGGGGACGGCGCGGGTCGTGCTGCCCATCACCGATCCGTACACCGTGCACCACGGGGCGCTCGGCTCGTACGCGACCGTGCATCTGCCCGCCGCCACCGACGTGGCGCCGCTGGTCGCCGCGCTCACCACGCTGGACGGCGTCGACACCGTCCTCACCCGTGCACAGGCCTGCGAGCGCTTCGAGCTGCCGCCGGACCGGATCGGCGACATCGTCGTCATCGCCGAACGCAACACGGCGCTGGGCACGACCCCGGCGCGCCACGACATCTCCGGCTTCGAGGAGCCGCTGCGCTCGCACGGCGGGCTGACGGAGCAGCGTGTGCCGTTCCTGGTCAACGCCCCGACCGGGCCGCTCCCCGAGGGACACCGGCTCCGGAACTTCGACGCCTACTGGGTGGGCACCGCACTCGCGGCCGACCGGCCGCTCACCACCTGA
- a CDS encoding glycosyl hydrolase family 18 protein: MAAAMSAALAAGVLTALAAGVSGAQADSVSAAKPLAAAASSGGVKIAYYDQWSVYGNAFYPKNLDTEGIAGKLDILNYSFENIDPSSHTCFEATKASDSTNESDPNAGDGAGDAFADYQKSFGADISVDGVADKWDQPIVGNFNQLKKLKAKYPKLKIIASIGGWTYSKYFSDAAATDASRKKLVSSCIDMFIKGNLPVQGGYGGDGSAAGIFDGFDIDWEYPGSPNGHTGNHYSTADKANYTKLMAEFRTELDAYGAANGGKKMLLTAALPAGQDKIANLETDKLGQYLDYANVMTYDMHGAWDATGPTNHQDPTYVSPDDPSTPVSPGTEKYSTDNAIKAWTTGDPAYGIPGGFPADKITMGYPLYYRGWTGVSADSKHGLYQPATGPAPARGTSQVPGTAYYKELTGIVANPSTTFYDAASQSNYFYNGTEFWTGLGDQSIQAKADYAHCHGLGGSMMYSLLDLDPAATLFNKIVSATNGSASGCSAPPTTPPTTPPPTTPPPTTPPPTTPPVTPPPSGTCTSPSWSASEVYVGGKQVSWKGHNWKAKWWTTNEEPGTTGDWGVWQDLGAC, encoded by the coding sequence ATGGCCGCCGCCATGAGCGCGGCGCTGGCCGCGGGAGTGCTCACCGCACTCGCAGCCGGCGTCTCCGGCGCCCAGGCGGACTCCGTGTCCGCCGCCAAGCCGCTGGCTGCCGCCGCGAGCAGCGGGGGCGTCAAGATCGCGTACTACGACCAGTGGAGTGTGTACGGCAACGCCTTCTACCCCAAGAACCTCGACACCGAGGGGATAGCGGGCAAGCTGGACATCCTCAACTACTCGTTCGAGAACATCGACCCGAGCAGCCACACCTGTTTCGAGGCGACCAAGGCGTCTGACTCGACGAACGAGAGCGACCCCAACGCCGGGGACGGCGCGGGCGATGCCTTCGCCGACTACCAGAAGTCTTTCGGCGCCGACATCAGCGTGGACGGTGTAGCCGACAAGTGGGACCAGCCGATCGTCGGCAACTTCAACCAGCTCAAGAAGCTGAAGGCGAAGTACCCGAAGCTGAAGATCATCGCGTCGATCGGCGGCTGGACGTACTCCAAGTACTTCTCCGACGCGGCCGCGACCGACGCCAGCCGCAAGAAGCTCGTCAGCTCCTGCATCGACATGTTCATCAAGGGCAACCTGCCGGTGCAGGGCGGTTACGGCGGAGACGGCTCCGCGGCCGGCATCTTCGACGGCTTCGACATCGACTGGGAGTACCCCGGCTCGCCCAACGGCCACACGGGCAACCACTACAGCACCGCGGACAAGGCCAACTACACCAAGTTGATGGCCGAGTTCCGCACCGAGCTGGATGCCTACGGCGCCGCCAACGGCGGCAAGAAGATGCTGCTCACCGCGGCGTTGCCGGCCGGCCAGGACAAAATCGCGAACCTTGAGACCGACAAGCTCGGCCAGTACCTCGACTACGCGAACGTCATGACGTACGACATGCACGGCGCCTGGGACGCGACCGGTCCGACCAACCACCAGGACCCGACGTACGTGTCGCCCGACGATCCGTCGACGCCGGTCTCGCCCGGGACCGAGAAGTACTCGACCGACAACGCCATCAAGGCATGGACCACCGGTGACCCGGCCTACGGCATCCCGGGCGGGTTCCCGGCCGACAAGATCACCATGGGCTACCCGCTGTACTACCGGGGCTGGACGGGCGTTTCGGCAGACAGCAAACACGGCCTGTACCAGCCGGCCACCGGGCCGGCGCCGGCGCGCGGTACCAGCCAGGTCCCGGGGACCGCGTACTACAAGGAACTGACGGGCATCGTCGCCAACCCGTCCACCACCTTCTACGACGCGGCCTCGCAGTCCAACTACTTCTACAACGGGACGGAGTTCTGGACCGGACTCGGCGACCAGAGCATCCAGGCCAAGGCCGACTACGCGCACTGCCACGGCCTGGGCGGCTCGATGATGTACTCGCTGCTCGACCTCGACCCGGCGGCCACCCTCTTCAACAAGATCGTGTCCGCGACGAACGGGTCCGCGTCCGGGTGCTCGGCGCCCCCGACGACACCGCCGACCACTCCGCCGCCGACCACTCCGCCCCCGACGACGCCGCCGCCCACCACGCCGCCGGTCACCCCGCCCCCCTCCGGTACCTGCACCTCGCCGTCGTGGAGCGCCTCCGAGGTCTATGTCGGCGGCAAGCAGGTCTCCTGGAAGGGCCACAACTGGAAGGCCAAGTGGTGGACCACCAATGAGGAGCCCGGCACCACGGGCGACTGGGGGGTCTGGCAGGACCTGGGTGCCTGCTGA
- a CDS encoding MFS transporter produces MADTPLQQPPPTGTPVTTREALEEVSPLLRSARARRWRRQIFAITRLAYVGFYFVRQAFSVAKLGILDDPSVNTVLTEHVLGIIDAVYLAAYAAGQFLWGMWADRFGPRVVVIGGMAGAIAAACLMGLNSALLVFGGAMVVQGLSQSAGWAPLCKNMGNFFSVGERGRVLGVWSTNYAFGGLVAPPFLGWIAYSLLNSWRAAFLSGAATLAVVLLLFVLLQRNSPRDVGLPEPPEPTEVIEDTELTGAIGATDPAEPTDSAEPVGPVGPVGPVAPAGPRRSAIGLYRETLRDRMVLTLGLCYFLLKPARYAILLWGPVIVSQRLPEINKVGATLIPIAFGVTGVLAPILVGWVSDRLFRSRRVPACVLALGILTVALALFMPLTAAGSVEVMIAVLAVIGLAVYAADAMISCVAAVDFGSAKGAGTAAGLVNGCGSVGAILGGLLPGFLSGGVLFTGFAGAALLAGLLMLPHWNRVPRPAT; encoded by the coding sequence ATGGCAGACACCCCACTCCAGCAACCACCACCGACCGGAACCCCCGTCACCACACGTGAGGCGCTCGAAGAGGTCTCACCGCTGCTCCGTTCGGCGCGCGCCCGCCGTTGGCGACGGCAGATCTTCGCGATCACCCGGCTCGCGTACGTCGGCTTCTACTTCGTCCGGCAAGCGTTCTCCGTGGCCAAGCTGGGCATTCTGGACGACCCTTCGGTGAACACGGTGCTCACCGAGCACGTCCTCGGCATCATCGACGCGGTCTATCTGGCGGCCTACGCGGCCGGGCAGTTCCTCTGGGGCATGTGGGCCGACCGGTTCGGGCCGCGCGTGGTGGTGATCGGCGGGATGGCCGGTGCCATCGCCGCGGCCTGCCTGATGGGGCTGAACAGCGCGCTCCTGGTGTTCGGCGGCGCCATGGTGGTCCAGGGGCTGTCCCAGTCGGCCGGGTGGGCGCCCCTCTGCAAGAACATGGGGAACTTCTTCTCGGTGGGGGAGCGCGGCCGGGTGCTCGGTGTGTGGAGCACCAACTACGCGTTCGGCGGGCTCGTGGCCCCGCCGTTCCTCGGGTGGATCGCCTACTCGCTGCTCAACAGCTGGCGGGCCGCCTTCCTCTCCGGCGCCGCCACGCTCGCCGTCGTACTCCTGCTGTTCGTGCTCCTGCAGCGCAACTCGCCCCGAGACGTGGGACTTCCGGAACCCCCAGAACCCACCGAAGTCATCGAAGACACCGAACTCACTGGAGCCATCGGAGCCACCGACCCCGCGGAGCCGACGGACTCCGCGGAACCAGTGGGACCTGTGGGACCTGTGGGACCCGTGGCGCCGGCCGGGCCGCGTCGCTCTGCCATCGGCCTCTACCGTGAGACCCTGCGCGACCGCATGGTGCTCACCCTCGGCCTCTGCTACTTCCTCCTCAAGCCCGCCCGTTACGCCATCCTGCTCTGGGGACCGGTCATCGTCAGCCAACGGCTGCCCGAGATCAACAAGGTCGGCGCCACGCTCATCCCCATCGCGTTCGGGGTCACCGGCGTCCTCGCCCCGATCCTGGTGGGCTGGGTGTCCGACCGGCTGTTCCGGTCCCGGCGGGTCCCGGCGTGCGTCCTCGCCCTGGGCATTCTGACCGTGGCCCTCGCTCTGTTCATGCCGCTCACCGCGGCCGGCAGCGTCGAGGTGATGATCGCCGTTCTCGCGGTGATCGGACTCGCCGTGTACGCGGCCGACGCGATGATCTCCTGTGTCGCCGCCGTGGACTTCGGCAGCGCCAAGGGCGCGGGAACCGCCGCGGGGCTGGTCAACGGCTGTGGCTCGGTCGGTGCCATCCTCGGCGGCCTGCTTCCCGGATTCCTCTCCGGCGGTGTGCTGTTCACCGGTTTCGCGGGGGCCGCGCTGCTCGCCGGGCTGCTGATGCTCCCGCACTGGAACCGCGTACCGCGCCCCGCGACCTGA
- a CDS encoding dienelactone hydrolase family protein: MSDSLTAETVRLTGHNGDEIEAYLARPRGGAPRGGVVVIHHMPGFDRGSKEIVRRFAEIGYDAICPNLFYREAPGAAPDDAAAANRAAGGVPDDRLAGDVGASAAYLRALATSNGKVGTIGYCSGGRQSVLAACRLDLDAAVDCYGAFVTGTPPEGFPLKVSNLVGELPQLRAPLLGLFGADDSFPGPEQVAELEQILTEHGKDFEFHTYEGAGHGFFSNDRPSYNVAAANDGWEQIETFFAKHLGA, encoded by the coding sequence ATGAGTGACTCACTAACCGCGGAAACCGTCAGGCTCACCGGTCACAACGGCGATGAGATCGAGGCATATCTGGCCCGCCCGCGGGGCGGGGCCCCGCGCGGCGGCGTCGTGGTCATCCACCACATGCCCGGTTTCGACCGGGGCAGCAAGGAGATCGTCCGCAGGTTCGCCGAGATCGGCTACGACGCGATCTGCCCGAACCTCTTCTACCGCGAGGCGCCCGGCGCGGCCCCTGACGACGCGGCCGCCGCCAACCGCGCGGCAGGCGGAGTGCCGGACGACCGTCTCGCCGGCGACGTGGGCGCGTCAGCGGCGTATCTGCGCGCGCTGGCCACCTCCAACGGCAAGGTGGGCACGATCGGTTACTGCTCCGGCGGACGGCAGAGCGTACTCGCCGCGTGCCGTCTCGACCTGGACGCGGCGGTGGACTGCTACGGCGCGTTCGTCACCGGAACACCGCCCGAGGGCTTCCCCCTGAAGGTCAGCAATCTGGTCGGCGAGCTCCCCCAGCTGCGCGCTCCGCTACTCGGCCTGTTCGGGGCCGACGACAGCTTCCCCGGCCCCGAGCAGGTCGCCGAGCTGGAGCAGATCCTCACGGAGCACGGCAAGGACTTCGAGTTCCACACGTACGAGGGGGCCGGCCACGGCTTCTTCTCCAACGACCGGCCCTCGTACAACGTGGCTGCGGCGAACGACGGCTGGGAGCAGATCGAAACCTTCTTCGCCAAGCACCTGGGAGCCTGA
- a CDS encoding TIGR03364 family FAD-dependent oxidoreductase, protein MTVNRADTAVVGGGIVGLAHALAAARRGDRVVLFERDDFAVGASIRNFGMIWSIGQQRGEVYERALRTREIWLEIAAKSGLWAAPTGSLHLAHHPDEVAVLEEFLAITPPARDRGSRMITPAETRDLSATARTDGLLAAMWSPTELNVDPRLAIPAVAKYLVTEYGVDIRFGTTVRDISLPTVSTTEGEWHADRAYVCSGNDFATLYPEVFAQSGLMRCKLQMMRTGAQPAGWQLGPMLCGGLTLLHYAAFDDCESKAALAARMGEELPFHRENGVHVLLSQTADGRLTIGDSHAYAQTLHPFESEEINEAVVDYLGTFAQLPNPAITERWSGYYPSLRDGRSQLVVEPEPGVTVVNGVGGAGMTLSFGLAEEVVGG, encoded by the coding sequence ATGACCGTCAACCGTGCCGACACCGCCGTCGTCGGCGGAGGCATCGTCGGCCTCGCTCACGCACTCGCCGCCGCCCGACGGGGGGACCGCGTCGTCCTTTTCGAGCGCGACGACTTCGCCGTCGGCGCCTCCATACGCAACTTCGGCATGATCTGGTCGATCGGCCAGCAGCGCGGCGAGGTCTACGAACGCGCCCTGCGGACGCGCGAGATCTGGCTGGAGATCGCCGCCAAGTCCGGCCTCTGGGCCGCACCGACCGGATCGCTGCACCTCGCGCACCACCCCGATGAGGTCGCGGTGCTCGAAGAGTTCCTCGCGATCACACCGCCGGCCCGGGACCGCGGTAGCCGGATGATCACGCCGGCCGAGACCCGCGACCTCAGCGCCACGGCGCGCACCGACGGTCTGCTCGCCGCGATGTGGAGCCCGACCGAGCTCAACGTCGACCCGAGGCTCGCCATCCCGGCGGTCGCCAAGTACCTGGTGACCGAGTACGGCGTCGACATCCGGTTCGGCACGACCGTACGCGACATCTCGCTGCCGACGGTCTCCACCACCGAGGGCGAGTGGCACGCCGACCGGGCCTATGTGTGCAGCGGCAACGACTTCGCGACGCTGTACCCCGAAGTCTTCGCCCAGAGCGGTCTGATGCGGTGCAAACTCCAGATGATGCGCACCGGGGCCCAGCCGGCCGGCTGGCAGCTCGGCCCGATGCTCTGCGGCGGGCTGACCCTCCTGCACTACGCGGCCTTCGACGATTGCGAGTCGAAGGCCGCGCTGGCGGCCCGGATGGGCGAGGAACTGCCCTTCCACCGGGAGAACGGGGTGCATGTCCTGCTCTCCCAGACCGCGGACGGTCGGCTGACGATCGGTGACAGCCATGCGTACGCCCAGACTCTCCACCCCTTCGAGAGCGAGGAGATCAACGAGGCGGTCGTCGACTATCTGGGCACATTCGCCCAGTTGCCCAACCCGGCCATCACCGAGCGCTGGAGCGGCTACTACCCGTCGCTGCGGGACGGCCGTTCGCAACTGGTGGTCGAGCCCGAACCGGGCGTCACCGTCGTGAACGGGGTCGGCGGCGCCGGGATGACGCTGTCGTTCGGACTGGCCGAGGAGGTCGTCGGCGGCTGA
- a CDS encoding pyridoxal phosphate-dependent aminotransferase, producing MIEPRPWLRQIQPYRPGTHAATEDGSMASNESPLGASPQVARAMADAVVRAHHYPDPLATELREELAARHQVDPEQILIGNGSDELIFLLAWAYLAHGGHAVCADPAYRMDEISSQVVNARLTKVPLADWTHDLEAMARVEADIAYVVNPHNPTGTALSRADLERFVAASRARLVVVDEAYIDFSDDPAATTALPLARDGEAVVLRTFSKIHGLAGLRVGYLVAGRDVVATLRKVRAPFSVSTPAQAAAVAALRDPGHRNKVRAHTLEKRAALTGILTGAGYDVVPSQANFVLVQAPDEELLLARLAAGGVSARPGSTLGVPGSVRMSVPTTKGLALVAQALA from the coding sequence ATGATCGAGCCCAGGCCCTGGCTGAGGCAGATCCAGCCGTACCGGCCCGGCACCCACGCCGCGACCGAGGACGGTTCGATGGCCTCCAACGAGTCGCCGCTCGGCGCCAGTCCCCAGGTCGCCCGCGCCATGGCCGATGCCGTCGTCCGCGCCCACCACTATCCCGACCCGCTGGCCACGGAACTGCGCGAGGAATTGGCCGCGCGGCACCAGGTCGACCCCGAGCAGATCCTGATCGGCAACGGTTCCGACGAGCTGATCTTCCTGCTCGCCTGGGCCTATCTCGCGCACGGCGGTCACGCGGTCTGCGCCGACCCGGCGTACCGGATGGACGAGATCAGCAGCCAGGTCGTCAACGCCCGGCTGACGAAGGTCCCGCTCGCCGACTGGACTCACGACCTGGAGGCGATGGCGCGCGTGGAGGCGGACATCGCCTACGTGGTCAATCCGCACAACCCGACGGGCACCGCACTGTCCCGCGCGGACCTGGAGCGCTTCGTCGCCGCGAGCAGGGCTCGTCTGGTGGTGGTCGACGAGGCGTACATCGACTTCAGCGACGACCCCGCCGCCACGACCGCGCTCCCCCTGGCCCGTGACGGCGAGGCGGTGGTGCTCCGCACCTTCTCCAAGATCCATGGGCTGGCCGGACTCCGGGTCGGCTACCTGGTGGCCGGCCGAGACGTCGTTGCGACGCTGCGTAAGGTCCGCGCCCCGTTCTCCGTCAGCACGCCGGCCCAGGCAGCCGCGGTGGCCGCGCTGCGCGATCCCGGCCACCGGAACAAGGTCCGCGCGCACACCCTTGAGAAGCGCGCCGCCCTGACCGGGATTCTCACCGGCGCCGGCTACGACGTCGTCCCCTCCCAGGCCAACTTCGTCCTGGTGCAGGCCCCCGACGAGGAGCTGTTGCTCGCGCGTCTGGCCGCCGGTGGCGTCTCGGCCCGTCCCGGCAGCACGCTGGGTGTGCCCGGCAGCGTGCGCATGAGCGTACCCACGACCAAGGGCCTCGCTCTGGTCGCACAGGCACTGGCCTGA
- a CDS encoding DUF6295 family protein, producing the protein MCTYTTIKDTVDGSAKGPGGSWFHVSDVTVYFDHPVHAMAEHTLNIDFTDPSKGPSARVALELTAGSARALVAAIQEALAAVPPALTA; encoded by the coding sequence ATGTGCACCTACACGACGATCAAGGACACGGTGGACGGCAGCGCCAAGGGACCGGGCGGTTCCTGGTTCCATGTGTCCGACGTGACTGTGTACTTCGACCACCCGGTGCACGCGATGGCCGAGCACACGCTCAACATCGACTTCACCGATCCATCGAAGGGCCCGTCGGCCCGGGTCGCCCTGGAGCTGACGGCCGGGTCCGCCCGCGCCCTGGTCGCCGCGATCCAGGAAGCGCTGGCGGCGGTTCCGCCCGCACTCACCGCCTGA
- a CDS encoding IclR family transcriptional regulator, whose amino-acid sequence MQSSSVTRALRILDLIARAENPVVLKHIAQTLGIPKSTAHGILRDLARERFVDVHEPTAYTVGIKAFEVGAAHLRVAGVDTVIASELAGLTRALEVTAHYAVLDGVEAVYLYKQDPPRSGVQLASSVGARLPAHLTAVGKCGLAWLEPAQVAVHVEPVAWAEGREALVRELAGIRERGYADDHGQVASGVDCVAAPVFDAGGPRGAVGVSYLSGSPTPGPQLTEQVRHAAARLTSILGGSNT is encoded by the coding sequence ATGCAGAGCAGCTCAGTCACACGGGCGCTGCGAATCCTGGACCTGATCGCCAGGGCGGAGAACCCGGTCGTTCTCAAGCACATCGCGCAGACCCTGGGGATTCCGAAGAGCACCGCTCACGGGATCCTGCGGGACCTCGCCAGGGAACGGTTCGTGGATGTTCACGAACCCACGGCGTACACCGTGGGAATCAAGGCGTTCGAGGTAGGAGCCGCGCACCTGCGCGTCGCCGGTGTGGACACGGTGATCGCGTCCGAACTGGCGGGACTGACCCGGGCGCTGGAGGTGACCGCCCACTACGCGGTGCTGGACGGCGTCGAGGCCGTGTACCTCTACAAGCAGGACCCGCCGCGGTCGGGAGTGCAGTTGGCCAGTTCCGTGGGTGCCCGGCTGCCCGCGCACCTGACCGCGGTCGGCAAGTGCGGCCTGGCGTGGCTGGAGCCCGCGCAGGTGGCGGTCCACGTGGAGCCCGTGGCGTGGGCCGAGGGCAGGGAAGCCCTGGTGCGGGAACTGGCCGGGATCCGTGAGCGCGGTTACGCCGACGACCACGGCCAGGTCGCCTCGGGCGTCGATTGCGTCGCGGCACCGGTGTTCGACGCGGGCGGTCCCAGGGGTGCGGTCGGGGTCAGCTACCTCAGTGGCTCCCCGACGCCCGGTCCACAGCTCACGGAGCAGGTGCGGCACGCCGCCGCCCGGTTGACATCGATACTCGGAGGAAGCAACACATGA
- a CDS encoding LysR family transcriptional regulator has product MELNLHRLWIFMQVVEHHGFSAAAQKLYMSQPSVSNQVRRLEQSLRVTLVDRSGARTRPTAEGEVLAEYGKRVFLLADEAVAAVQQVSGLISGRLLIGGTTTVGTYLLPSLLARYQSAHPGIECDIFVGNNEAVLERLAGGGIGVAVVAGAPTTAQLVVEHVLDERLVLVAAPSHPLAGAGEVGPAELAGSRFLLREPGSQTRELQEQVLAEWDLTEVSHGDIWGPEAVKQCVAAGLGLALISEHAVDGDVRAGSLAVVPVSPQPRSRPISLVSRRDRLLSPAERAFIALLRTTGSWPRESSGG; this is encoded by the coding sequence GTGGAACTCAACCTCCACCGATTGTGGATCTTTATGCAAGTGGTCGAGCACCACGGCTTCTCGGCGGCGGCCCAGAAGCTCTACATGAGCCAGCCGTCCGTCTCCAACCAGGTACGCAGACTGGAGCAGTCCCTGCGGGTCACCCTGGTGGACCGCTCCGGCGCCAGGACCCGGCCCACCGCCGAGGGCGAGGTCCTGGCCGAGTACGGCAAACGGGTCTTCCTGCTGGCCGACGAGGCCGTCGCGGCGGTGCAGCAGGTGAGCGGGCTGATCTCGGGCCGGCTGCTGATCGGCGGTACGACGACGGTCGGCACCTATCTGCTGCCGTCGCTCCTCGCCCGGTACCAGTCAGCGCATCCGGGCATCGAGTGCGACATCTTCGTGGGCAACAACGAGGCCGTACTGGAACGGCTGGCCGGGGGCGGAATCGGGGTCGCGGTGGTGGCGGGGGCGCCCACCACGGCCCAGCTCGTCGTCGAACACGTACTGGACGAGCGGCTGGTGCTCGTCGCCGCGCCGTCGCATCCGCTGGCGGGGGCCGGCGAAGTCGGTCCCGCCGAGCTGGCCGGCTCCCGGTTCCTGCTGCGCGAGCCCGGTTCACAGACCCGCGAGCTGCAGGAACAGGTGCTGGCCGAGTGGGACTTGACGGAGGTGTCGCACGGCGACATCTGGGGCCCGGAGGCCGTCAAGCAGTGTGTGGCCGCCGGGCTCGGGCTCGCGCTGATCTCCGAGCACGCGGTCGACGGTGATGTACGGGCCGGTTCGCTGGCCGTGGTGCCGGTCAGCCCGCAGCCGCGGTCCCGCCCGATCAGTCTGGTGAGCCGGCGCGACCGGCTGCTCTCCCCCGCCGAGCGGGCGTTCATCGCCCTGCTGCGCACGACCGGCAGCTGGCCCCGGGAGTCGTCCGGCGGGTAG
- a CDS encoding chitinase, which yields MRPVRTLLTAFVTAAAAAGLVTVGSGSAQAATPLPAHVYAPYFEAWTGDSPAALAEQSGSKYLTMAFLQAASKGSCTPYWNGDSSTPVSSASFGSDISTIKAKGGDVIASFGGYTADNTGTEIADSCTDVSQIAAAYEKVVTTYDITRIDLDTEDNSLTNAAGIDRRNKAVKQVEDWAAANGRAVEFSYTLPTTTHGLASSGLAVLKNAVSNGARIDVTNIMTFDYYDNATHDMANDTQTAAQGLHDQLAKLYPSKTDAQLWGSMGVIEMPGIDDFGAAETFTTANATAVYNWAVDKGINTLSIWALQRDNGGCPGQGGSDSCSGIDQSTWQFAHTFEPFTSGSTTPPPANDFSVSLSPASATVAAGGSTTSSVHTAVTAGSAQPVGLTVSGAPAGVTASVSPGSVNAGGNATLSVSTTSSAVSGTYALTVTGKTGSAAHAATYTLTVTGGATACSAAQWNKTAVYVGGNTVSYGGHTWKAKWWTTGETPGTTGDWGVWQDLGAC from the coding sequence ATGAGACCTGTACGTACCCTTCTCACTGCCTTTGTCACAGCCGCGGCCGCGGCCGGGCTCGTCACGGTCGGCAGTGGATCCGCTCAGGCGGCGACGCCGTTGCCGGCGCATGTGTACGCCCCGTACTTCGAAGCCTGGACCGGCGACAGCCCGGCCGCCCTGGCCGAGCAGTCCGGCAGCAAATACCTGACGATGGCGTTCCTCCAGGCAGCGAGCAAGGGCTCGTGCACGCCGTACTGGAACGGCGACAGCAGCACGCCGGTCTCGTCCGCCAGCTTCGGCAGCGACATCAGCACCATCAAGGCCAAGGGCGGTGACGTCATCGCCTCGTTCGGCGGCTACACCGCTGACAACACCGGCACCGAGATCGCCGACAGCTGCACCGATGTCAGCCAGATCGCCGCCGCATACGAGAAGGTCGTCACCACCTACGACATCACCCGGATCGACCTGGACACCGAGGACAACTCCCTCACCAACGCCGCGGGCATCGACCGGCGCAACAAGGCCGTCAAGCAGGTGGAGGACTGGGCAGCCGCCAACGGGCGCGCCGTCGAGTTCTCCTACACGCTGCCCACGACCACACACGGTCTGGCCTCCAGCGGTCTGGCCGTGCTGAAGAACGCGGTGTCCAACGGCGCCAGGATCGACGTCACGAACATCATGACGTTCGACTACTACGACAATGCGACGCACGACATGGCCAACGACACCCAGACCGCGGCCCAGGGCCTGCACGACCAGTTGGCGAAGCTGTACCCGTCGAAGACGGACGCGCAGCTATGGGGTTCGATGGGCGTCATCGAGATGCCGGGCATCGACGACTTCGGGGCCGCCGAGACGTTCACCACCGCCAACGCCACGGCCGTCTACAACTGGGCTGTCGACAAGGGCATCAACACCCTGTCCATCTGGGCCCTTCAGCGTGACAACGGCGGCTGCCCGGGACAGGGCGGCTCGGACTCCTGCTCCGGCATCGACCAGAGCACCTGGCAGTTCGCCCACACCTTCGAGCCGTTCACCAGTGGCAGCACCACACCGCCCCCGGCCAACGACTTCTCCGTCTCGCTCTCCCCGGCCTCGGCCACCGTCGCGGCCGGCGGCTCCACCACGTCCTCGGTGCACACCGCGGTCACCGCCGGCTCGGCGCAGCCGGTCGGCCTGACGGTAAGCGGCGCCCCGGCGGGCGTCACCGCATCGGTCAGCCCCGGCTCGGTCAACGCCGGTGGCAACGCGACCCTATCGGTCTCCACCACCTCGTCCGCCGTCTCCGGCACGTATGCCCTGACGGTCACCGGCAAGACGGGTTCCGCCGCCCACGCGGCCACTTACACACTGACCGTCACCGGCGGGGCCACCGCCTGCAGTGCGGCGCAGTGGAACAAGACGGCGGTCTACGTCGGCGGCAACACCGTCTCGTACGGCGGCCACACCTGGAAGGCCAAGTGGTGGACCACCGGCGAAACACCCGGAACCACGGGTGACTGGGGCGTCTGGCAGGACCTCGGCGCCTGCTGA